The DNA sequence CATTTCGGAGACCCGGTTATACTGAAGGGACTGCTCAAGGAAGTGCACACCGCCAGGGGCAGGGTTTATTCCGGCCGGTTTGCCATGCTGCCGATTGCGCGACCCTAACGCCTCTCTGTCACATTTTCATGCCGAAGCCCTTGATTTCCTTCCGCAAAGTCTCTATCTTCATATCATGAAAAATTCCTTCATGAAAGTTTCGGTGATCGTTTGCGCCGTTCTGGCTTTTACCTCCCTGAAAATATGGGCGTCGCCCGGGGATCTTCTCTGGAGATTCCCCGCACTGGGAGGTTATGCCGCATCATCGCCGGCGATCGGACTCGACGGAACCATTTATTTCGGAAGCAGCAACCGGAATCTCTATGCGATCAAACCCGAAGGCGGACTAAAATGGAAGTACCAGACCGGAGGCGCGATCGACGATTCTCCGGCCATCCAGGATGACGGAACCATTTATTTCGGTTCTTTCGACACCTATTTTTATGCGCTCTCTCCGGACGGGAAGCTGCTTTGGCGTTATCAGACCGGCGGATTGATACGTTCCACTCCCGCATTGGCAGCAGGCGGGACGATCCTGTTCGGCTCGTACGACAAAAACCTGTACGCGCTCAATCCCGATGGGACCCTCAAGTGGAAATTCGCAGCGGGTGCGGAAATTGGCTCCTCGCCGCTCATTTCCATCGACGGCTCGGTTAATTTCGGTGACACGAACGGCATGGTGTACTCTCTCACCTCGCAGGGCAGCCTCAGATGGAAACATGCAACCGGCGGCGCCATTAACTGGTCTTCCGTAGCGGCAGGTTATGACGGCGTCCTGTACATCGGCTCCTGGGACGGGTACCTGTATTCGATCTCATCTGACGGGACACTGAAATGGAAATACAGGACGGCAGGAAAAATCGGTTCTTCACCCGCGCTCGGAGAAAACGGCGTCATCTATTTCGAATCCTGCGACACGTTTTTTTATGCATTGAATCCTGACGGCACCCTGCTCTGGAAGTATGACGTTCAGAATAAGAATTACGGTTGTCATCCGGTGATCGGAAGCGACGGAACGATATATGTCGGCTCGGATGACGGGTATATGTATGCGCTCGATCCCGGCGGCGCATTGAAATGGCGGTACAAAACCGGAGGCCCCCTTTGGACAACCGGCGCAACGATCGATGAAAGAGGGATTCTGTACTGCGTTTCTTCGGACGGGTATATATACGCCCTCGACACCGGTACGGGAGCGGGTATAGCCCGTACCCCCTGGCCGAAATTCCACGGGGATTTACGGAACACCGGGAGGATGGAAACCCTCTCCGTCTCTTCTTCTCTAATCAAAATACAGGACATCAGGCCGAACGAAACCGGGACAGCCACGGTCACCATCAGGAACGGCGGTTCAAAACCGGTTTCCATAGAGCGAATCGGCATCACGAACGACCGGTTCAAAGTCAGCCCGGAGTCCGGGGTTGTGCCGCCGTCCGACAGCCTCGTCATAACGATCACCTTTTCCCCCATGACCACGGATGAAGAACAGGCGTATTTGACCATCCAGCTTGCCGACCGGAAAATCCCCGTCTATGTGATGGGGAATCCGCCGAAAGAACCGGTGCGGGTGACCGTACACCTGATCACCCGCGACCAGGACACCGGAGAACTGCTCCCCTGCAGAGTACAGATCATCGCTTCCGATGGCCAGTATTGGGGTCCGAAAGGGATCATGTCCAACAACCGGCTGTTTTTTTACACCCCCGGCGACACGACGCTCGTTGTTCCCGCCGGAACCGCTACGATTTACCTGTACCGTGGCACCGAATACGAACCTGTCCTGGGCAAAACGGTGGAAATTTCTAAAAACCTGCTTACCCCTCTGGAATATTCCCTGAAACGGTGGATTCACCTGAAAGAGTTGGGCTGGTATTCCTGCGACAATCAAGTTATCGCGGACGGGAGCCTGGACCCTCGTGGTATCTATTACGCCCAGCTCGGCGAGGACCTCAACATCCTCCAGTTCGATGCTCTGGGCGATGGCAACCGCACATGGGATTACCAATACTGGAGGACGGACAAGTTCCCCTTCTCAATCCCGTTCTATCCTTTGGTTATCGGCGAAGAATGGCGGTCTGCTTCTTGGCAAAATCATATGATCACCATGAACTGTTCCCGCCCTCTTTCCGCATATGGGAACGGATATTATACAGTTCTCAATTGCCCCTACCGCTTTTCTTATCCTCCTGCACTGGATTTCTGCGAGGAAGCGCATTCTTTGGGCGGCATTATCCTGGCCTGTCACCCGTTCCCCGGGTATGAGCCTTTTACCCTGCCTCCGGAGCACCCGTACGAGAGGAATACCGCCTATGAAGCTCCGGTGGACATTGCGCTTGGCAAGATGGACGGCATGCAGATTTATATCTACGACCAGTGCGACACCTGGAACCGTTATGTGTGGTACAAACTGCTCAACTGCGGATTCAAAGTTCCTCCCTATGCCGGAACCGATAGTAATTTTATCGGAAGCTCCTTTGGAGTGTATCCCGGCAGAGTCAGGTGCTATGTCCAGGTTCCCGGCCAGAATGACGACCTGAGTTTCTCCGACTGGGTGCGGGAATCGGTGAAAGGGCGGAGTTTCGTCTCGACCGGCGCTGCGCTGTTCCTCACGGTCAACGGGGAAATGCCCGGCGCCGACCTCACCCTCAAGTCAATGAACGGAACTGCAAAGGTCAGCGTCCGTGCGGATGCGCGCTGGATGGGTGGAATCAAAACCGTCTATATCCTGGTTAACGGGGAAACCGCCGTTTCTCAATCGTTCGGCGGAAGCAGGGAAGCCGTTCTGTCAGTGGAAATTCCCCTGACAAAAAGCTCCTGGATAGCGGCGCGGGTTGAGGGAAATCCGGTGAGCATGTTCTACGGCAACGCACACACCGCCCCGGTGTATGTAACTGTGGACAATAAGCCGATCCGGTCACGGAAAGATGCGCTCTTCTTCGTAGACTGGATCGACAAGCACATAGCCCGCCTCGATTCCGCCAACCATTTCGACACACCGGAGCATAAAAAAAGGATGTTCGACCTCTACCGGAAAGGGCAGGACGTTTACCGCGCCCGTGCGGACACCACCTTCGCCACCGCGGTGGATGCTCCCCTGCCCGGACAGTTCGTTCTCTTTCCCAATTCTCCCAATCCGTTCAACGCGGTCACAACCATTACCTATTCCCTGCCGCGGGAATGCCATGTTTCCTTTGATGTCTATGATATTCTCGGCAGGAAAGTCGTATCATTGGAAAACAAGATAAAACCCGCGGGAATGCACCGCGTTGTCTGGAACGGAACCGACGCGAAAGGAAATTCTCTAGGGAGCAATGTCTATCTCTACCGGTTCAAAGCGGGAGACTTTATCCGCCATGGGAAAATGGTTCTGATGAAATAATATGTCGGGGCGACTTTTTAGATTTCCAACAGCGCCGCCGTCTCTACATGCGGCGTGTGGGGGGACATGTCGAACGCCCGGATGTTTTTCAGCCGGTATCCGGCCAGGCCGAGCATTTCAAGGTCGCCGGGAAGCGTCTTGATGTTGCAGGAAACATACACCATGCGCGGGATGCGCATCCGGACGAGGCTGTACAGCGCCCGGGGATGAATGCCTGCCCTCGGCGGATCGCAGACCACCACTTCGAATTTCTCTCCCTGCTCGTCCAGAACATCTTCCGCCGCGCCAGCGATAAAGGTGCAGTTCTCCGCGCCGTTTATTTCGGCGTTTGTTTTAGCGTCCCGTACCGCGTCTTTCGAAATCTCCACCCCGGTCACCGTTTTCGCCCACCCGGCCAGGTAAATCCCGATTGTTCCCGTGCCGCAGTAAAGGTCAAGGAGGTTTTCCGCGCCGGTGAGGCCGCTGAATTCCCTGATGGTATCAAACAGATTCTCCGCCTGTAAGGTGTTCGTCTGGAAGAACGCATCCGGCGAGATAGAGAAGGTGAATTCTCCGATCCGCTCACTGATCGTTTCCGCGCCACGGAGCGTCCGCCGTTCCTGGCCGGTCGCAGTACTTCCCGGACTCCGGTTGATGTTCAGGTGAAGAGACGAAACTTCCGGGAATGCGCCGGTAATCCGCTCGGCAAACTCCTCCGCCTGCGCGAATTCTTCTCCGGAGGTCACCAGGTTGACCATCAACTCCCCGGTATTCTTGCCGTCGCGGATCACTAAGTACCGGAGGAGGCCCGCATGAGTTTTCAGCCCGTAAACGGAAAGCTTCCGCTCTTCCGCAAAGCTTCGCACCACCTCTATCACCTTATTGGACAGCTCCGACTCAAGACGGCAGGAATGCACGTCGAACACTCGGTCGAACTTCCCCGCCTCGTGCAGGCCCAGCATGGTCAGGCCGGAACCGGGAGGTGAATCGAAGGAGAACTCCATCTTGTTCCGGTAATAGAACTCATCCGGCGAGGGAGTAAACGGTATCTCTTCCACCGGCCCGATTCCCGGTACTCCGGCAAGAGCGGAACGCACAATCTCCTCTTTCAGTCGGCACTGGACCGGATAGGGGATATCCTGCCAGCGGCAGCCGCCGCAGATTCCGAAATGCGGGCAGAAGGGGTCACGACGCTTCACTTCCCCGGAAAGAATCTTTTCGAGTTGTACCAGGGCCGTGTGACGTTTCACACTCGCGACCCGGACGCTGACTTCGTCCCCCGGAATTGCGCCCGGTACCTTTATGGCGCGCCCTTCCGCTTCGGATATTCCATAGCCGTCGGGAGAAAGCCTGTCTATGGTTAGAGTAAGAATGTCATTACGTTTCAAAATAATCTATCTCTCGGAAAGTTTGCTAAAGATATATTGTCTGAACCATGATTTTCAGGATTAAAGGATTACCGTGATAAATCAGTCAATTTAGATCCTGAAACGAGTTCAGGATGACGCGGACTCTTCGACAGGCTCAGAGCCCGCTGACCGAGCACTGAGCTTGTCGAAGTGCACGTGTCATGCCGAACTTGTTGCCGCTTCGCGGGAACGATGAAACCGTTTCGGCATCTATAGATACAATCACTAACCTTATCTAATGACATACCTGGATAATTATTAAGTGTTCAATTCCTTGCCCCCTTGCCCGCTTTTGGGAGAGGGGGCAGGGGGTGAGGGCTTTTTTACAATCTCAGCCCGGGATTGAGCATTCCTTTGGGGTCTAGTTCTTTTTTCAACGCAATGGCGACAACCCTCTCCGCCGGAGTCAGAAGGCTCGAAAGGCCTTCCCGCGCCGCATGACCCCATACGGCAGGGATATTCCCCCCGACCGCGAGGACCTTATTATTAAGCCGCAGCACTGGCTGCTCGCCACGTAAAAGAAGGTGGAATCTTCCGATCAGAGGATGTCCGAAGAGAGGCGCCTCCGGGAATTCCCGCCGGAGTGTACCCAGTATGCTCCCCGACGCCGAGGGCGGAATCGAGATGGTAACAAGCCCTTCCCCGGCCAGGTTAAGGGCGATTGCGCGGCGCTTCTCCATGAAAATTTCCGGCTGTTCTTCATGCACTGAATCCGCTCCGGACTCAAAGAGGATTTTCTCCGCTGCCTGAATCTCACGTTTGACCAGAGGTTCCATCCCCTCTATTCCAACACCGGCCAGTATTTCACCTTTCAGGCCGTTTTCTGCAGTTAATTCGAATCGTTTGACCGCAAACCCCAGGTTATGGACAGCGTTAATCGCCTTCGTGAGGTTCTCGCACTTGCTGAAGCGTGCAGCCACCATGGTCCGCACCTCCGGCAGAGGAAG is a window from the Candidatus Latescibacter sp. genome containing:
- a CDS encoding PQQ-binding-like beta-propeller repeat protein — its product is MKVSVIVCAVLAFTSLKIWASPGDLLWRFPALGGYAASSPAIGLDGTIYFGSSNRNLYAIKPEGGLKWKYQTGGAIDDSPAIQDDGTIYFGSFDTYFYALSPDGKLLWRYQTGGLIRSTPALAAGGTILFGSYDKNLYALNPDGTLKWKFAAGAEIGSSPLISIDGSVNFGDTNGMVYSLTSQGSLRWKHATGGAINWSSVAAGYDGVLYIGSWDGYLYSISSDGTLKWKYRTAGKIGSSPALGENGVIYFESCDTFFYALNPDGTLLWKYDVQNKNYGCHPVIGSDGTIYVGSDDGYMYALDPGGALKWRYKTGGPLWTTGATIDERGILYCVSSDGYIYALDTGTGAGIARTPWPKFHGDLRNTGRMETLSVSSSLIKIQDIRPNETGTATVTIRNGGSKPVSIERIGITNDRFKVSPESGVVPPSDSLVITITFSPMTTDEEQAYLTIQLADRKIPVYVMGNPPKEPVRVTVHLITRDQDTGELLPCRVQIIASDGQYWGPKGIMSNNRLFFYTPGDTTLVVPAGTATIYLYRGTEYEPVLGKTVEISKNLLTPLEYSLKRWIHLKELGWYSCDNQVIADGSLDPRGIYYAQLGEDLNILQFDALGDGNRTWDYQYWRTDKFPFSIPFYPLVIGEEWRSASWQNHMITMNCSRPLSAYGNGYYTVLNCPYRFSYPPALDFCEEAHSLGGIILACHPFPGYEPFTLPPEHPYERNTAYEAPVDIALGKMDGMQIYIYDQCDTWNRYVWYKLLNCGFKVPPYAGTDSNFIGSSFGVYPGRVRCYVQVPGQNDDLSFSDWVRESVKGRSFVSTGAALFLTVNGEMPGADLTLKSMNGTAKVSVRADARWMGGIKTVYILVNGETAVSQSFGGSREAVLSVEIPLTKSSWIAARVEGNPVSMFYGNAHTAPVYVTVDNKPIRSRKDALFFVDWIDKHIARLDSANHFDTPEHKKRMFDLYRKGQDVYRARADTTFATAVDAPLPGQFVLFPNSPNPFNAVTTITYSLPRECHVSFDVYDILGRKVVSLENKIKPAGMHRVVWNGTDAKGNSLGSNVYLYRFKAGDFIRHGKMVLMK
- the rlmD gene encoding 23S rRNA (uracil(1939)-C(5))-methyltransferase RlmD — encoded protein: MKRNDILTLTIDRLSPDGYGISEAEGRAIKVPGAIPGDEVSVRVASVKRHTALVQLEKILSGEVKRRDPFCPHFGICGGCRWQDIPYPVQCRLKEEIVRSALAGVPGIGPVEEIPFTPSPDEFYYRNKMEFSFDSPPGSGLTMLGLHEAGKFDRVFDVHSCRLESELSNKVIEVVRSFAEERKLSVYGLKTHAGLLRYLVIRDGKNTGELMVNLVTSGEEFAQAEEFAERITGAFPEVSSLHLNINRSPGSTATGQERRTLRGAETISERIGEFTFSISPDAFFQTNTLQAENLFDTIREFSGLTGAENLLDLYCGTGTIGIYLAGWAKTVTGVEISKDAVRDAKTNAEINGAENCTFIAGAAEDVLDEQGEKFEVVVCDPPRAGIHPRALYSLVRMRIPRMVYVSCNIKTLPGDLEMLGLAGYRLKNIRAFDMSPHTPHVETAALLEI
- a CDS encoding FAD-binding oxidoreductase: MNDNLYTRFEQRFGSEYIDLSANPPVIVPRDENLLAEIVRFLSAEKTGGVTVRGGGTYADSIPGNGTVLLSLSRMDRVKEVNPGDFLIVAQAGAVVDEAVGAGVRSGLLLPLDITSGKESTLGGAYMTAAVGPYAAGYGDFRDYVIGAKCITAKGDAVTFGGRTTKNVTGYEITRFLAGTRGLFAIAVELTLKVLPLPEVRTMVAARFSKCENLTKAINAVHNLGFAVKRFELTAENGLKGEILAGVGIEGMEPLVKREIQAAEKILFESGADSVHEEQPEIFMEKRRAIALNLAGEGLVTISIPPSASGSILGTLRREFPEAPLFGHPLIGRFHLLLRGEQPVLRLNNKVLAVGGNIPAVWGHAAREGLSSLLTPAERVVAIALKKELDPKGMLNPGLRL